A stretch of the Bacillus sp. FJAT-18017 genome encodes the following:
- a CDS encoding phosphatidate cytidylyltransferase, with amino-acid sequence MKQRIITAIIAAGLFLPIVIIGGIPLTILAYLLASVGLYELVKMKNINLVSFPGILSLLTMWVLLLPDRFDGMLDSLSLGKQEIGILAMLLLLTYTVASKNRFTFDDASFMAMAVVYVWAGFYFFVETRELGGLPWVFYSLFIIWATDSGAYFIGKAIGKRKLWPEISPNKTIEGSLGGVVCALVVAILFALFTDVGQDSMLKLLVITALLSIFGQLGDLAESAFKRNYGVKDSGKILPGHGGILDRFDSLLFVWPLIHLFQLL; translated from the coding sequence ATGAAGCAAAGAATTATAACAGCAATTATTGCTGCAGGGCTTTTTTTGCCAATTGTCATTATAGGCGGCATTCCCTTAACTATATTGGCATACCTGCTAGCCAGTGTCGGTCTTTATGAACTGGTTAAAATGAAGAATATCAATCTTGTATCATTTCCTGGAATATTATCCCTGCTAACAATGTGGGTTTTGCTTCTTCCGGACCGCTTCGATGGAATGTTGGACTCTTTAAGCCTTGGGAAGCAGGAGATTGGCATACTCGCTATGCTGCTGCTTCTTACCTATACTGTGGCATCCAAAAACCGCTTTACATTTGATGATGCGTCATTTATGGCGATGGCGGTTGTCTATGTTTGGGCGGGTTTTTACTTTTTTGTTGAAACACGGGAACTTGGAGGACTTCCTTGGGTATTCTATTCATTATTCATTATCTGGGCAACCGATTCAGGCGCTTATTTTATCGGAAAAGCAATTGGCAAGAGGAAGTTATGGCCTGAGATAAGCCCTAATAAAACAATAGAAGGCTCTTTGGGCGGAGTCGTTTGTGCATTGGTTGTCGCGATTTTGTTTGCCCTGTTTACTGATGTGGGACAGGATTCTATGCTAAAATTGCTAGTAATAACCGCATTGTTATCCATTTTTGGACAACTTGGGGACCTGGCAGAATCTGCATTCAAGCGGAATTACGGGGTCAAGGATTCCGGAAAAATCCTGCCTGGCCATGGTGGTATCCTTGACAGGTTCGATAGCTTGTTATTTGTTTGGCCGCTGATCCATTTATTCCAGTTGTTGTAA
- a CDS encoding isoprenyl transferase: MLNKIKNWKSANAPSSLRDRIDQVKQNGVPSHIAIIMDGNGRWAKKRALPRVAGHHEGMKVVRKITRLANELTVGSLTLYAFSTENWKRPKNEVDYLMQLPEEFLGTFLPELVEQNVRVQMIGAREGLPSHTLKAIDKAIADTKDNTGIILNFALNYGSRAEILDAVKKVIKDCQSGTMNENDLTEEVFSTYLMTANMEDPDLLIRTSGEIRLSNFMLWQLAYTEFWFTDVLWPDFGEEHFLNAVEAYQNRHRRFGGINGQS; the protein is encoded by the coding sequence ATGCTTAATAAAATAAAAAATTGGAAGTCTGCGAATGCCCCTTCCTCTCTCCGAGACAGGATTGACCAGGTGAAACAAAATGGGGTACCGTCCCATATTGCGATTATAATGGATGGGAATGGGCGCTGGGCAAAGAAGAGGGCTTTGCCGCGAGTTGCCGGCCATCACGAAGGAATGAAGGTTGTTCGTAAAATAACCAGACTTGCCAATGAACTAACTGTTGGATCTTTGACCCTTTACGCATTTTCCACAGAAAATTGGAAAAGACCAAAAAACGAAGTAGATTACCTCATGCAGCTTCCTGAAGAATTCTTAGGTACATTTCTTCCGGAACTGGTTGAGCAAAACGTCAGGGTTCAAATGATAGGGGCTAGGGAAGGTTTGCCATCCCACACTTTAAAGGCGATTGACAAAGCAATTGCCGACACAAAGGACAATACTGGCATAATCCTGAATTTTGCTCTTAATTACGGCAGTAGGGCTGAAATCCTCGATGCTGTTAAGAAAGTAATAAAGGATTGTCAGAGTGGTACAATGAATGAAAACGACCTAACTGAAGAAGTTTTTTCTACGTATCTTATGACTGCAAACATGGAGGATCCGGATTTGCTTATCAGAACTAGCGGTGAAATCCGGCTAAGCAATTTTATGCTTTGGCAGTTGGCATACACTGAATTTTGGTTTACCGATGTTTTATGGCCGGATTTTGGCGAAGAACATTTTCTTAATGCTGTGGAAGCTTATCAAAACCGCCATAGAAGGTTCGGCGGGATTAACGGGCAATCATAA
- the frr gene encoding ribosome recycling factor, protein MPNQVLSNAKEKMTKAIQAYTRELANIRAGRASASLLDRISVDYYGAPTPVNQLAGISTPEARLLVIQPYDKSILGEIEKAILKSDLGLNPTNDGSIIRIAIPQLTEERRKELVKVVKKESEEAKVAVRNIRRDANDELKKLEKNGDITEDALRGYSDDMQKLTDDHINKIDQITKDKEKEILEV, encoded by the coding sequence ATGCCAAATCAGGTTCTTAGCAATGCAAAAGAAAAAATGACCAAAGCCATTCAGGCCTACACTAGGGAGCTTGCGAACATCAGAGCTGGCCGAGCAAGTGCGTCTCTTCTTGATAGAATTAGTGTCGATTACTATGGTGCTCCGACTCCTGTTAACCAGCTTGCGGGAATTAGCACACCTGAAGCGAGGCTGCTTGTAATTCAGCCATACGACAAGTCTATACTTGGTGAAATTGAAAAGGCCATCCTAAAATCGGATCTTGGTCTTAACCCTACAAACGACGGTTCCATCATCCGGATTGCAATTCCTCAGCTAACAGAGGAACGCAGGAAAGAACTTGTCAAGGTTGTTAAAAAAGAGTCAGAAGAAGCAAAGGTTGCAGTTAGAAATATCCGTCGCGATGCAAATGACGAGCTGAAAAAGCTTGAAAAAAATGGTGATATCACTGAGGATGCACTACGTGGATATTCTGACGATATGCAAAAGCTGACTGACGACCATATCAACAAAATTGATCAAATTACCAAAGATAAAGAAAAGGAAATACTGGAAGTTTAA
- the pyrH gene encoding UMP kinase, translated as MSNPKYKRVVLKLSGEALAGEAGFGINPAVIKSIAEQVKEVAELDVEVAVVVGGGNIWRGKIGEEMGMDRATADYMGMLATVMNSLALQDSLEQIGIETRVQTSIEMRQVAEPYIRRRAIRHLEKTRVVIFAAGTGNPYFSTDTTAALRAAEIEADVILMAKNNVDGVYSADPRLDLNATKYEQLTYLDVIKEGLAVMDSTASSLCMDNNIPLIVFSIMEKGNIKRAVMGEKIGTIVRGK; from the coding sequence ATGAGTAATCCCAAATATAAACGTGTCGTCTTGAAATTGAGTGGAGAAGCCCTTGCCGGGGAGGCTGGATTCGGAATAAATCCTGCAGTCATCAAATCAATTGCCGAACAAGTGAAGGAAGTTGCTGAACTTGACGTCGAGGTTGCAGTTGTAGTTGGCGGCGGAAATATCTGGAGAGGTAAAATCGGTGAGGAAATGGGTATGGACCGGGCAACAGCTGATTATATGGGGATGCTTGCAACTGTGATGAATTCTCTGGCACTCCAGGACAGCCTGGAGCAGATTGGAATTGAAACCAGAGTTCAAACGTCGATTGAAATGCGCCAGGTAGCCGAGCCTTATATTCGCCGCCGGGCCATCCGCCATTTAGAAAAAACCAGGGTTGTCATTTTTGCAGCGGGAACAGGAAATCCATATTTTTCAACTGATACAACCGCAGCGCTTCGAGCCGCAGAAATCGAAGCAGATGTCATCCTGATGGCAAAGAATAATGTTGACGGTGTATATTCTGCTGATCCGAGATTGGATCTCAATGCTACAAAGTATGAGCAGTTGACTTACCTCGACGTTATCAAAGAAGGTCTTGCAGTAATGGATTCAACAGCGTCCTCCCTATGCATGGATAATAATATTCCTTTGATTGTGTTTTCAATTATGGAAAAAGGAAATATCAAACGTGCGGTCATGGGAGAAAAAATCGGAACAATAGTTAGGGGGAAATAA
- the tsf gene encoding translation elongation factor Ts → MAVTAQMVKELREKTGAGMLDCKKALTETNGDMEKAIDFLREKGIAKAAKKGDRIAAEGLTSIKVEGNEAVIFEVNAETDFVAKNEGFQTLVQELGHHLLKNKPATVEEAAGQTMESGVSVEEHINAAIAKIGEKLSLRRFQIVTKNDADAFGAYLHMGGRISVLTVLEGTTDETAAKDVSMHIAALNPKYVSRDQVSAEEVQREREVLTQQALNEGKPENIVAKMVEGRLGKYFEDVCLLDQTFVKNPDQKVRQYVESKGATVREFIRFEVGEGIQKREDNFAEEVMNQVNKK, encoded by the coding sequence ATGGCAGTTACAGCTCAAATGGTTAAAGAATTGCGTGAAAAAACTGGTGCAGGTATGTTGGACTGCAAAAAGGCATTAACAGAAACAAATGGCGACATGGAAAAAGCAATCGATTTTCTTCGCGAGAAAGGGATTGCCAAAGCTGCTAAGAAGGGTGACCGTATTGCAGCAGAAGGTCTTACTTCCATCAAAGTTGAAGGAAACGAAGCTGTTATCTTTGAAGTAAACGCTGAAACTGACTTTGTTGCTAAAAACGAAGGGTTCCAAACTCTTGTTCAAGAGCTTGGTCACCACCTTCTTAAAAACAAGCCTGCAACTGTTGAGGAAGCTGCTGGCCAAACAATGGAAAGCGGTGTATCCGTTGAAGAACATATCAACGCTGCTATCGCTAAAATCGGTGAGAAACTTTCTCTTCGACGCTTCCAAATTGTTACGAAAAATGATGCTGATGCTTTCGGCGCATACCTTCATATGGGCGGACGGATTTCCGTTCTTACAGTTTTGGAAGGTACGACAGATGAAACGGCTGCGAAAGATGTATCCATGCATATCGCTGCATTGAACCCTAAATACGTTTCCCGTGACCAAGTATCTGCGGAAGAAGTACAGCGTGAGCGTGAAGTACTTACTCAACAGGCCCTTAACGAAGGAAAGCCTGAAAACATCGTAGCAAAAATGGTTGAAGGCCGCCTTGGCAAATACTTTGAAGATGTTTGCCTTCTTGATCAGACTTTTGTTAAGAATCCAGACCAAAAAGTACGCCAATATGTAGAATCTAAAGGTGCAACTGTACGTGAATTCATCCGCTTCGAGGTTGGCGAAGGTATCCAGAAGCGTGAAGATAATTTTGCTGAAGAAGTAATGAACCAAGTAAATAAAAAATAA
- the rpsB gene encoding 30S ribosomal protein S2, producing MSVISMKQLLEAGVHFGHQTRRWNPKMKKYIFTERNGIYIIDLQKTVKKVEEAYNFVKELAGQGGTMLFVGTKKQAQDSVRDEAIRSGMYFVNQRWLGGTLTNFETIQKRISRLKDIERMSEDGTFEVLPKKEVVQLKKEQERLEKFLGGIKDMKTLPDALFIIDPRKERIAVAEARKLNIPIVGIVDTNCDPDEIDVVIPANDDAIRAVKLLTGKMADAILEAKQGEETAVPAEQA from the coding sequence ATGTCAGTAATTTCTATGAAGCAACTGCTTGAAGCTGGTGTACACTTCGGTCACCAGACTCGCCGTTGGAACCCTAAGATGAAGAAATATATCTTCACTGAGAGGAACGGCATCTACATCATCGACCTTCAAAAGACAGTTAAGAAGGTAGAGGAAGCTTACAACTTTGTTAAGGAGCTTGCTGGCCAAGGCGGCACTATGCTGTTCGTTGGTACAAAGAAACAAGCTCAAGATTCTGTAAGAGATGAAGCAATCCGTTCCGGAATGTACTTTGTTAACCAACGCTGGTTGGGTGGAACACTTACAAACTTCGAAACAATCCAAAAGCGTATCTCACGCCTTAAAGATATCGAAAGAATGTCTGAAGACGGCACTTTCGAGGTGCTTCCTAAGAAAGAAGTCGTTCAATTGAAAAAAGAGCAAGAGCGTCTTGAAAAGTTCCTAGGCGGTATCAAGGACATGAAGACCCTTCCAGATGCATTGTTCATCATCGACCCTCGTAAAGAGCGTATCGCTGTAGCTGAAGCTCGTAAATTGAACATCCCTATCGTTGGTATCGTTGATACAAACTGTGATCCAGACGAAATCGATGTTGTTATCCCTGCGAACGATGATGCGATTCGTGCTGTTAAGCTTTTGACTGGCAAAATGGCTGATGCGATCCTTGAAGCAAAACAAGGTGAAGAAACAGCAGTTCCAGCAGAACAAGCATAA
- the codY gene encoding GTP-sensing pleiotropic transcriptional regulator CodY → MNLLGKTRKINALLQKAAGKPVNFKEMSETLSDIIEANVFVVSRRGKLLGFAINQQIENERMKKMLEDRQFPEEYTQGLFNVKETSSNLDVESEYTVFPVENKDLFREGLTTIVPIIGGGERLGTLLLGRLHDEFHDDDLILAEYGATVVGMEILREKSEEIEEEARSKAVVQMAISSLSYSELEAIEHIFEELNGNEGLLVASKIADRVGITRSVIVNALRKLESAGVIESRSLGMKGTYIKVLNNKFLVELDKLRSN, encoded by the coding sequence ATGAATTTGTTAGGAAAAACGAGAAAAATTAATGCCCTGCTTCAAAAAGCGGCAGGCAAGCCAGTGAATTTTAAGGAAATGTCGGAAACGTTGAGCGATATTATTGAAGCAAATGTCTTCGTCGTCAGCCGCCGAGGCAAGCTGCTTGGTTTTGCAATCAACCAGCAGATTGAAAATGAGCGAATGAAGAAAATGCTTGAAGACCGCCAATTTCCTGAAGAATATACCCAAGGTCTATTTAACGTAAAAGAGACTTCTTCCAATCTGGATGTCGAAAGTGAATACACTGTCTTCCCGGTTGAAAATAAGGACCTTTTCCGTGAAGGGCTAACTACAATCGTTCCGATTATTGGCGGAGGCGAACGCCTTGGCACTTTGCTATTAGGCAGGCTTCATGATGAATTCCATGATGATGACCTAATTCTTGCTGAATATGGGGCAACAGTTGTCGGTATGGAAATCCTTCGTGAAAAATCAGAAGAAATCGAAGAAGAAGCAAGAAGCAAAGCGGTTGTCCAGATGGCCATTAGTTCCTTGTCTTATAGTGAACTTGAGGCAATTGAACACATTTTTGAGGAATTGAACGGAAACGAAGGCCTTCTTGTTGCTTCGAAAATTGCTGACCGTGTAGGCATTACCCGCTCTGTGATTGTCAATGCGCTGAGGAAGCTCGAAAGCGCGGGCGTCATTGAATCCCGTTCCCTCGGAATGAAAGGTACGTATATCAAGGTTCTCAATAACAAGTTCCTTGTTGAACTGGATAAGCTGCGTTCAAACTAA
- the hslU gene encoding HslU--HslV peptidase ATPase subunit: protein MPKAQSLTPRQIVERLDQYIIGQKDAKKAVAVALRNRYRRELLDENIRDEIIPKNILMIGPTGVGKTEIARRIAKLTGAPFIKVEATKFTEVGYVGRDVESMVRDLVETAVRLVKEEKMQKVKSRAEENANRRLVELLVPSAKKQTNYKNPLEMLFGGGNAQPEPDTTSAEDYSLQERRSSIRERLAKGELEQEYVTVEVDEQMPSMFDMLQGSGMEQMGMNMQDALSNLMPKKRKKRKLTVREARIVLTNEEAAKLIDMDEVTQDAVRRAEQTGIIFIDEIDKIASKNTGGSSADVSREGVQRDILPIVEGSTIVTKYGSVKTDHVLFIAAGAFHMAKPSDLIPELQGRFPIRVELTKLTVDDFYRILVEPDNALIKQYNALLQTEGIEIEFSDEAIRKVAEVAFEVNQNTDNIGARRLHTILEKLLEDLSFEAPDINLEKIVITPQYVEEKLGAISRNKDLSQFIL from the coding sequence ATGCCAAAGGCGCAGAGTTTAACCCCCCGCCAGATTGTTGAGAGGCTGGACCAGTACATAATCGGTCAGAAGGATGCTAAAAAAGCTGTTGCGGTTGCATTAAGGAACAGGTATCGCAGAGAATTGCTCGACGAAAACATTCGTGATGAGATTATCCCTAAAAACATATTAATGATTGGGCCAACCGGTGTAGGTAAGACTGAAATTGCTCGGAGAATTGCCAAGCTTACCGGTGCGCCGTTCATTAAAGTGGAAGCGACAAAATTCACCGAAGTTGGCTATGTCGGCCGGGATGTTGAATCAATGGTCAGGGACCTTGTTGAAACAGCTGTAAGGCTTGTCAAGGAAGAGAAAATGCAAAAGGTTAAATCAAGGGCGGAAGAGAACGCCAATCGCCGACTTGTAGAACTGCTAGTTCCTTCAGCAAAAAAACAGACGAACTATAAAAATCCCCTAGAAATGCTATTCGGCGGAGGAAATGCCCAGCCGGAGCCGGATACAACTTCAGCAGAGGATTATTCACTTCAGGAACGCAGGTCGTCCATTCGTGAAAGGCTTGCAAAAGGCGAGCTCGAGCAGGAATATGTAACTGTTGAAGTGGATGAACAAATGCCATCGATGTTTGATATGCTTCAAGGCTCTGGAATGGAGCAAATGGGAATGAATATGCAGGATGCACTCTCGAATCTCATGCCTAAGAAACGGAAGAAGCGGAAGCTTACAGTAAGGGAAGCAAGGATAGTTCTTACAAATGAGGAAGCTGCAAAGCTGATTGATATGGATGAAGTAACACAGGATGCTGTAAGGCGGGCAGAGCAGACTGGTATAATTTTTATCGATGAAATCGACAAGATTGCCAGCAAAAACACTGGTGGGTCATCTGCGGATGTTTCACGTGAGGGTGTGCAAAGAGATATCCTGCCGATTGTTGAAGGCTCCACAATCGTAACCAAATACGGCTCTGTAAAAACAGACCATGTCTTATTTATTGCAGCGGGTGCCTTCCATATGGCAAAGCCGTCAGATTTAATACCCGAGCTGCAAGGCCGTTTCCCTATCAGAGTAGAACTGACAAAACTGACAGTGGATGATTTTTACCGAATCCTTGTTGAACCTGATAATGCCTTAATAAAGCAATACAATGCATTATTGCAAACAGAAGGTATAGAAATTGAATTTTCTGACGAAGCTATTCGCAAGGTTGCCGAAGTGGCATTTGAAGTGAACCAGAATACAGATAATATCGGAGCGAGAAGGCTGCATACGATTCTTGAAAAGCTCCTCGAGGATCTATCCTTTGAAGCGCCGGATATTAATCTGGAAAAAATCGTTATCACCCCTCAATACGTGGAAGAAAAGCTTGGGGCTATTTCCCGGAATAAGGATTTAAGCCAATTCATCCTTTAG
- the hslV gene encoding ATP-dependent protease subunit HslV, which translates to MSQFHATTIFAIKHNGKGAMAGDGQVTFGNAVVMKHTAKKVRRIFNGKVIAGFAGSVADAFTLFELFEGKLEEYNGNLQRAAVELAKLWRSDKVLRRLEAMLIVMNDEHLLLVSGTGEVIEPDDGILAIGSGGNYALAAGRSLKKFAGEHMEAKEIAKAALDVAAEICVYTNTNIIVEEL; encoded by the coding sequence ATGTCGCAATTCCATGCAACGACAATTTTTGCAATTAAGCATAATGGTAAAGGTGCAATGGCCGGTGATGGCCAGGTTACTTTCGGGAATGCGGTTGTGATGAAACACACAGCAAAAAAAGTCAGAAGGATATTTAATGGTAAGGTGATTGCAGGATTTGCAGGGTCGGTAGCAGATGCATTTACTCTATTTGAGCTGTTTGAGGGCAAGCTAGAGGAATACAACGGAAACCTTCAAAGAGCTGCGGTCGAACTTGCAAAGCTTTGGAGAAGCGATAAAGTGCTTCGCCGGCTAGAGGCTATGCTCATAGTCATGAACGATGAACACCTTCTTCTTGTAAGTGGGACAGGTGAAGTTATTGAACCTGATGATGGAATACTGGCGATTGGTTCTGGAGGCAATTATGCTCTTGCAGCAGGCCGTTCGTTGAAAAAATTTGCCGGTGAACATATGGAGGCTAAAGAAATCGCAAAAGCAGCCCTGGATGTGGCGGCTGAAATTTGTGTATATACTAACACCAATATCATCGTTGAAGAGCTTTAA
- the xerC gene encoding tyrosine recombinase XerC yields the protein MGNVNVYLTLFLEYLQIEKNYSQYTISNYHDVVIEFFDTMAEQGVANVGDVQYHDARLFLTKLFEKKQSRKTIAKKISSLRSFYKFLLREKLIEENPFALVILPKGEKRLPEFFYETELEVLFRECSTETPLGQRNAALLELLYATGIRVSECCSITLKDIDFSLSTVLVKGKGNKERYVPFGTKASAALKHYIGDGRKKLLEGKPNQEALFVNHRGGPLTARGVRTILDRMIEQSSLTGRIHPHKLRHSFATHLLNNGADMRTVQELLGHAFLSSTQIYTHVTNEALKKTYMAHHPRA from the coding sequence TTGGGAAATGTGAACGTTTATTTAACGTTATTTCTTGAATATTTACAAATTGAAAAAAACTACTCACAATATACAATTAGCAATTATCACGATGTTGTTATTGAATTTTTCGATACAATGGCCGAGCAGGGTGTTGCTAATGTAGGTGATGTTCAATACCACGATGCCCGGCTTTTCCTTACGAAGCTTTTTGAAAAGAAACAATCGCGTAAAACTATTGCCAAAAAAATTTCAAGTCTTAGAAGCTTCTATAAATTCCTGCTAAGAGAAAAATTAATTGAGGAAAATCCATTTGCCCTTGTTATTTTACCTAAAGGTGAGAAAAGGCTGCCTGAATTCTTTTATGAAACTGAACTTGAGGTCCTCTTCCGGGAATGCAGCACGGAAACGCCACTTGGGCAACGAAATGCAGCACTCCTTGAACTATTGTATGCAACCGGTATCCGTGTAAGTGAATGCTGCAGCATTACTTTAAAGGATATAGATTTTTCTTTATCAACAGTCCTGGTAAAGGGAAAGGGAAACAAGGAAAGATATGTTCCATTTGGTACAAAGGCTTCGGCGGCCCTTAAACATTATATAGGAGATGGAAGGAAGAAGCTTCTTGAGGGGAAGCCTAATCAGGAAGCACTTTTTGTCAATCACAGAGGTGGCCCGCTTACTGCTAGGGGAGTTCGGACAATTCTTGATCGGATGATTGAACAGTCTTCCTTAACAGGTAGAATTCATCCTCATAAATTACGGCACTCCTTTGCGACCCATCTATTGAATAATGGGGCTGATATGAGAACCGTACAGGAACTTTTGGGCCATGCATTTTTATCTTCCACACAGATATATACCCATGTTACGAACGAAGCTTTGAAGAAAACGTATATGGCACACCATCCAAGAGCATAG
- the topA gene encoding type I DNA topoisomerase, with translation MAEILVIVESPAKAKTIERYLGKKYKVRASMGHIRDLPKSQMGVDKSDNFVPKYITIRGKGPVLKELKSAAKKAKKVYLAADPDREGEAIAWHLAHTLDVDVNSECRVVFNEITKDAIKESFKHPRPINMDLVDAQQARRILDRLVGYNISPLFWKKVKKGLSAGRVQSVAVKLIIDRENEIKEFEPEEYWTLNGRFLKGNESFEAAFYGKNGEKRDLHSEQDVKEILSGISGDSFKVESVSKKERKRNPAPPFTTSSLQQEAARKLNFRAKKTMMIAQQLYEGIAIGKEGTVGLITYMRTDSTRISEVAQTETREYIASHYGEKFLREEAAKEKKQGKAQDAHEAVRPTSTFRDPASLKEFLSRDQLRLYKLIWDRFLASQMASAIMDTMSVDLVNGDVYFRATGSKIKFPGFMKLYVEGTDDQVEETNRMLPDLSEGDEVRKTDLDPKQHFTQPPPRYTEARLVKTLEELGIGRPSTFAPTLDTIQKRGYVALDNKRFIPTELGEIVNELMEEFFPDILDVEFTAKMEQDLDDIEDGKVKWVNVISEFYKDFEKHLEKAEKEMQEVEIKDEPAGEDCENCGSPMVFKMGRFGKFMACSNFPDCRNTKAIVKEIGVTCPKCREGNVIERKSKKRRIFYGCDRYPECDFLSWDKPLPRNCPKCDNFLVEKKLKKGVQVQCSSCDYKEEQQS, from the coding sequence ATGGCAGAAATTCTTGTCATCGTAGAATCGCCCGCAAAGGCGAAGACAATTGAGCGTTATCTAGGGAAAAAATACAAAGTAAGAGCGTCCATGGGCCATATTCGTGATTTGCCAAAGAGCCAGATGGGTGTTGATAAATCAGATAATTTTGTCCCAAAATATATTACAATCCGTGGAAAAGGCCCGGTTCTAAAGGAATTGAAGTCGGCTGCAAAAAAGGCGAAGAAAGTTTACCTCGCAGCTGACCCCGACAGGGAAGGAGAAGCCATTGCCTGGCACTTGGCTCATACCCTTGATGTTGATGTCAACTCTGAATGCCGGGTTGTATTCAATGAAATTACCAAAGATGCCATTAAGGAATCATTTAAACATCCAAGGCCGATCAATATGGACCTTGTTGATGCCCAGCAGGCGAGAAGGATTCTTGACCGCCTGGTAGGCTACAATATAAGCCCGTTATTTTGGAAAAAGGTAAAGAAAGGGCTTAGTGCCGGAAGGGTCCAATCCGTAGCTGTAAAGCTGATTATTGACCGTGAAAATGAAATCAAAGAATTTGAACCAGAGGAATATTGGACACTTAATGGCAGGTTCCTAAAAGGCAATGAATCCTTTGAGGCGGCTTTTTACGGAAAAAACGGTGAAAAGCGTGATCTTCACTCCGAACAGGACGTGAAAGAAATTCTTTCAGGAATAAGCGGTGATTCTTTTAAAGTTGAATCCGTTTCAAAGAAGGAACGAAAACGCAACCCTGCTCCACCTTTTACAACATCATCGCTGCAGCAGGAGGCAGCCCGGAAGTTGAATTTCCGTGCCAAGAAAACGATGATGATCGCTCAGCAATTATATGAGGGAATTGCGATTGGAAAAGAAGGAACAGTCGGTTTGATAACGTATATGAGGACTGATTCAACTCGTATATCAGAAGTTGCCCAGACTGAGACAAGAGAGTATATTGCTTCCCATTACGGTGAAAAATTCCTCAGGGAGGAAGCAGCGAAAGAAAAGAAACAGGGGAAAGCACAGGATGCCCACGAGGCGGTTCGCCCAACGAGTACGTTTAGGGATCCTGCTTCCTTAAAAGAATTTTTATCAAGGGACCAGCTTAGACTGTACAAATTAATTTGGGATCGTTTCCTTGCCAGCCAGATGGCGTCTGCAATTATGGATACAATGAGTGTTGATTTGGTAAATGGTGATGTTTATTTCCGTGCCACCGGTTCAAAGATAAAGTTTCCTGGATTCATGAAGTTATATGTCGAAGGAACAGATGATCAGGTAGAGGAAACCAATCGGATGCTTCCCGACCTTAGTGAGGGTGATGAGGTTCGGAAAACGGATCTTGATCCGAAACAACATTTTACGCAGCCTCCGCCACGATACACAGAGGCGAGGTTAGTCAAAACTCTTGAGGAACTCGGAATTGGCCGCCCTTCTACGTTTGCTCCAACTTTGGATACGATTCAGAAACGTGGATATGTAGCTCTTGATAACAAGCGATTTATTCCAACAGAACTTGGGGAAATTGTCAATGAGCTGATGGAGGAATTCTTCCCTGATATTCTCGATGTTGAATTTACAGCAAAGATGGAACAGGATCTTGATGATATCGAGGATGGAAAAGTCAAGTGGGTAAACGTAATAAGTGAATTCTACAAAGACTTTGAAAAGCATCTTGAGAAAGCCGAGAAAGAAATGCAGGAAGTTGAAATTAAGGACGAACCTGCTGGGGAAGATTGTGAAAATTGCGGCAGCCCAATGGTCTTTAAAATGGGACGCTTCGGCAAATTCATGGCTTGCAGCAATTTCCCAGACTGCCGAAATACAAAGGCAATCGTTAAGGAGATTGGCGTTACCTGCCCGAAATGCCGCGAGGGTAATGTTATTGAACGCAAGAGTAAGAAAAGGCGAATTTTTTATGGCTGCGACCGGTACCCTGAATGTGACTTCCTTTCATGGGACAAACCGCTGCCAAGGAACTGTCCGAAGTGCGATAACTTCCTGGTGGAGAAAAAGCTGAAAAAAGGCGTTCAGGTACAATGTTCCTCCTGTGATTATAAGGAGGAACAGCAAAGCTAG